A window of Procambarus clarkii isolate CNS0578487 chromosome 69, FALCON_Pclarkii_2.0, whole genome shotgun sequence contains these coding sequences:
- the LOC123772150 gene encoding cilia- and flagella-associated protein 45 has translation MDQGGVRMIGLGGRGRPRTAPRLGDTPADPFGVAGARLLGRESRTPPVTVVVVGRDSVRRLRGRSAPAAPSSALPAVLLSPAQLKAIKDAAHLVSEETRLKQVEAAKAATVKALKEKEERRRAHEMMEARYRRQRQQDELRSLETWPPGARRKEVLMEEERRQREELEREEEVKELRKLVLAAKCHAIREAQILEKQHIRELEREEEERQAVMMEEARVRGVKEQEERDNARQEANHLSALALAHQIQQAKVVKHQLFREKRKEAQSVAKEAQKYNAEKEAEKRKKKEKVQKEKREAKRVREEAEVRKEEMLKTEKLRDAKMMGEAKVQEQKQQARQEEEEALKRAKDDLQHLWLKDQERKLAEHRRREELRRLRELEKLEREWRKKELLEAQVKAEREAVVTQERRQQVEERQKARMAAALQQKEELLRVTDHWMITEERERSEHQNAKKAKEDYESRIRAQIEEQRARRAKEAERLRQEKEEASLQLKLRQAALTRLKMDTMQELRKMALPEQLVQDLEKKLHLKNNANKTEKKKMLTCVVFVTTLMQAMNHNNVAETLLIPPPLS, from the exons ATGGACCAGGGAGGCGTGCGCATGATAGGCCTAGGCGGGCGTGGGCGGCCTCGCACGGCGCCCAGACTGGGAGACACGCCTGCGGACCCCTTCGGCGTAGCTGGCGCTAGGCTTCTGGGACGGGAAAGTCGAACCCCACCCGTCACG gtggtggtagtggggcggGACAGTGTCCGGCGGCTGAGGGGGCGGAGCGCCCCAGCGGCGCCTTCCTCAGCCCTGCCCGCAGTGCTCCTCTCACCCGCTCAGCTTAAGGCCATCAAGGACGCCGCTCACTTG GTGAGCGAGGAGACACGCTTGAAGCAGGTGGAGGCGGCGAAGGCGGCAACGGTGAAGGCCCTaaaagagaaggaagagaggaggagagcGCATGAGATGATGGAGGCACGATACCGGCGACAGAGACAGCAAGATGAGCTAAGAAGCTTAGAGACGTGGCCTCCAGGAGCTCGCCGTAAGGAG GTTTT GATGGAGGAGGAGCGCCGCCAGAGGGAGGAGttagagagggaagaggaggtgaaGGAGCTGAGGAAGCTGGTCTTGGCGGCCAAGTGTCACGCCATCAGAGAGGCGCAGATTCTGGAGAAGCAACACATCAG AGAgctggagagagaggaggaggagaggcaggcagTGATGATGGAGGAAGCACGAGTGAGAGGGGTGAAGGAACAGGAGGAGAGGGACAACGCCAGGCAGGAGGCCAATCACCTCTCAGCTCTGGCTCTCGCGCACCAAATACAGCAAGCGAAGGTCGTCAAACATCAGCTGTTTAGAGAGAAGAGGAAG GAAGCCCAGAGTGTCGCCAAAGAAGCGCAAAAATACAACGCCGAAAAGGAAGCAGAGAAGCGGAAGAAGAAGGAGAAGGTGCAGAAGGAGAAGAGAGAAGCGAAAAGGGTGAGAGAAGAAGCcgaggtgaggaaggaggagatGCTCAAGACAGAGAAGCTGAGAGATGCCAAG ATGATGGGGGAAGCTAAGGTGCAGGAGCAGAAGCAGCAGgcgaggcaggaggaggaggaggctcttAAGAGGGCCAAGGACGATCTCCAGCACCTGTGGCTCAAGGACCAGGAGCGGAAATTAGCTGAGCATCGTCGCAGGGAAGAGCTGAGACGTCTTCGAGAGCTGGAGAAG CTTGAGCGAGAGTGGCGGAAGAAGGAGCTGCTGGAGGCACAGGTGAAGGCCGAGCGGGAGGCAGTGGTGACCCAGGAGCGCCGCCAGCAGGTGGAGGAGCGGCAGAAGGCACGCATGGCGGCGGCGCTGCAGCAGAAGGAAGAGCTGCTACGGGTGACAGATCACTGGATGATCACAGAGGAGAGGGAAAGATCGGAACACCAGAACGCCAAAAAG GCAAAGGAGGACTACGAATCCAGAATCCGAGCTCAGATTGAGGAACAGAGGGCGAGAAGGGCGAAGGAGGCGGAGAGACTGCGGCAGGAGAAGGAAGAGGCAAGCCTGCAGCTCAAGCTGAGACAAGCGGCTCTCACCAGACTCAAGATGGACACCATGCAGGAACTCAG AAAAATGGCCCTTCCAGAGCAGCTGGTCCAGGATCTTGAGAAGAAGCTCCATTTGAAAAATAATGCAAATAAGACTGAGAAGAAGAAGATGCTAACTTGTGTCGTTTTTGTGACTACT cttatgcaggcgatgaatcacaataacgtggctgaa ACACtgctaataccaccaccactttcCTAA